One window of the Crassaminicella thermophila genome contains the following:
- a CDS encoding methyl-accepting chemotaxis protein: MLNSINKKIAMLLLLVFSVFILTMGQLLYTFSSLNDDGVAINLSGSQRMRTMLLSNYSLMYKDAKKGEASLDIKQIKDTLVKELNMYNKINDALINGDADLHISQNKNKNIVTEFKKIKSDIEKYEASIRNVINDKDLDANINYISSHVLSLKEKFNSIVLMYQKQYDDKISNFKIMLYVYLAIGIVILFVGIRAAKKMIVIPIKEITEKLGEIASRGGDLTKEIEVKSRDEIGILAKNFNAFLKNIREMVAIIDSTSKDIFNSIDILVSSTNEVALTSNNLSTVTNEIAVGATEQAQNVLVTAENIADLGNEINSIRDLSLDMKAYSEEIKALNENNKNNMDMLYSHNQENYKAAIDIYSAIEKLYDNAIDISTITEVITNIANQTNLLALNASIEAARAGEHGRGFAVVANEVSKLADQSEQFTSKISKLVSIIQEDVNNTKMLMEKIMVLTKEQTNAVEITKKDFEVIANSLESIIVKIDNVTDKVKIVDNNKNNIIESVENISAVSEETAASTEEVASFSDEFNVSVVELNDITGTLKDASKNLSNLIGQFKY; the protein is encoded by the coding sequence ATGTTAAATTCAATTAACAAGAAAATTGCAATGTTGCTCCTTTTGGTTTTTTCAGTTTTCATTCTTACTATGGGTCAGCTTTTGTATACTTTTAGTTCTTTAAATGATGATGGTGTAGCTATCAATTTATCTGGAAGTCAAAGAATGAGAACTATGCTTTTAAGCAATTATTCTTTAATGTATAAGGATGCTAAAAAAGGAGAAGCAAGTCTTGATATTAAACAGATTAAGGATACTCTTGTAAAGGAATTAAATATGTATAATAAGATTAATGATGCTCTTATAAATGGAGATGCTGATTTGCATATTTCCCAAAATAAGAACAAAAATATTGTTACAGAGTTTAAAAAAATAAAATCAGATATTGAAAAATATGAAGCTAGTATTAGAAATGTGATTAATGATAAGGATTTGGATGCAAATATAAATTATATTTCTTCACATGTTTTATCTTTAAAAGAAAAATTTAATTCAATTGTATTGATGTATCAAAAACAATATGATGATAAGATTTCAAATTTTAAGATTATGTTGTATGTGTATTTAGCAATAGGAATAGTTATTTTGTTTGTTGGAATTAGAGCTGCTAAGAAAATGATTGTTATTCCTATTAAGGAAATTACAGAAAAACTTGGTGAAATTGCATCTAGAGGTGGAGATTTAACTAAAGAGATTGAAGTAAAAAGTAGAGACGAAATTGGCATTCTTGCTAAAAACTTTAATGCATTTCTAAAGAATATTCGAGAAATGGTAGCAATTATTGATTCTACATCAAAGGATATATTTAATTCAATTGATATACTTGTTTCTTCAACTAATGAAGTTGCTCTTACTTCAAACAATCTTTCTACTGTAACTAATGAAATTGCAGTTGGAGCTACTGAGCAGGCGCAAAATGTTTTAGTTACAGCTGAAAACATTGCAGATTTAGGAAATGAAATTAATTCTATTAGAGATTTGTCACTAGATATGAAAGCTTATTCTGAAGAAATTAAAGCTTTAAATGAAAACAATAAAAATAATATGGATATGTTATATTCACATAACCAGGAAAATTATAAAGCTGCAATAGATATTTACTCTGCTATTGAAAAGCTTTATGATAATGCGATTGATATTAGTACAATTACTGAAGTTATCACAAATATTGCTAATCAAACTAATCTGCTAGCATTAAACGCTTCAATTGAGGCTGCAAGAGCTGGTGAACACGGTAGAGGTTTTGCAGTAGTAGCGAATGAAGTAAGTAAATTAGCTGATCAGTCTGAACAGTTTACAAGTAAAATTTCTAAATTAGTTTCAATAATTCAAGAAGATGTTAATAATACGAAAATGCTTATGGAAAAGATTATGGTTCTTACTAAAGAACAGACAAATGCTGTTGAAATTACAAAAAAAGATTTTGAAGTAATTGCAAATTCTTTAGAGAGTATTATAGTTAAAATTGATAATGTAACTGATAAAGTAAAAATTGTTGATAACAATAAAAATAATATTATTGAGTCTGTTGAAAATATTTCAGCTGTGTCTGAGGAAACTGCTGCATCAACTGAAGAAGTTGCTTCATTTTCAGACGAATTTAATGTTTCTGTTGTTGAATTAAACGATATAACAGGTACTCTTAAAGATGCAAGTAAAAATCTTTCTAATTTAATTGGTCAATTTAAATATTAA
- a CDS encoding DUF6398 domain-containing protein produces MLIEKFCDENLNEEYKEMSLKLCEKLNKMNPSPLLKGRSKSLACGIVHAIGFVNFLFDSTTKML; encoded by the coding sequence TTGTTAATAGAAAAATTTTGTGATGAAAATTTAAATGAAGAATACAAGGAAATGAGCTTAAAACTTTGTGAAAAACTCAACAAAATGAATCCATCTCCACTTTTAAAAGGAAGAAGCAAATCTTTAGCTTGTGGAATTGTTCATGCTATAGGATTTGTAAATTTTTTATTTGATTCTACGACAAAAATGTTATAG
- a CDS encoding BofC C-terminal domain-containing protein, with protein MFTKKSKLPSELVGKSFDEVKTYLRENYGEWRIRECNKYKVELYKITDKIPPNYYVAKEYNGYIAIFRVNEEGKSVLIEQTEIPISSLSDMDLQYIKQGIIRKERDEINQILEDYSS; from the coding sequence ATGTTTACTAAAAAGAGTAAACTACCTAGTGAATTAGTAGGAAAAAGTTTTGATGAAGTAAAAACTTATTTAAGAGAAAATTATGGGGAATGGAGAATAAGAGAATGTAATAAATATAAGGTGGAGTTGTATAAGATAACAGATAAAATTCCACCAAACTATTATGTTGCAAAAGAATATAATGGTTACATTGCAATTTTTCGAGTAAATGAAGAAGGAAAGAGTGTATTAATCGAACAAACAGAAATTCCGATTTCTTCATTAAGTGATATGGATTTACAATATATTAAGCAAGGGATTATTAGAAAAGAAAGAGATGAAATTAATCAAATATTAGAAGACTATAGCAGTTAA
- the ruvC gene encoding crossover junction endodeoxyribonuclease RuvC encodes MIILGIDPGIAILGYGVVEYKGNTFKPLGYGGIFTDAKEAMPMRLKKIYDELQQIIDKYHPDVVAIEELFFNKNVKTALLVGQARGVAILAAANNEIDIYEYTPLQVKQGVVGYGRADKKQVQVMTKTLLNLKSVPKPDDVADALAVAICHAHSGAFGGLFKIK; translated from the coding sequence ATGATAATATTAGGAATTGATCCAGGGATTGCTATTTTGGGATATGGGGTAGTTGAATACAAGGGAAATACTTTTAAACCATTAGGTTATGGTGGGATTTTTACTGATGCAAAAGAAGCTATGCCTATGCGGTTAAAAAAGATATATGATGAGCTACAACAAATTATTGATAAATATCATCCAGATGTTGTAGCAATAGAAGAACTCTTTTTTAATAAGAATGTAAAAACTGCTTTGTTAGTTGGACAAGCTAGAGGAGTAGCAATATTAGCTGCTGCTAATAATGAAATTGATATTTACGAATATACCCCATTACAAGTAAAACAGGGGGTTGTTGGATATGGTAGAGCAGATAAAAAACAAGTGCAAGTGATGACAAAAACTTTGTTAAATTTAAAATCTGTACCTAAACCTGATGATGTTGCTGATGCATTAGCGGTAGCTATTTGTCATGCACACTCAGGTGCATTTGGTGGATTATTTAAGATTAAATGA
- the ruvA gene encoding Holliday junction branch migration protein RuvA, translating into MFEYIKGSLEFIGKDYIVVDNQNIGYKIHTSNASIADFKTNSEKVTVYTQLIVREDDMSIFGFSTREELKMFQLLTTVTGIGSKVALAILSSIPIGRLTGIIVSEDVNSLTKAQGVGKKTAQRIILELKDKVDSKMAIIEPSLISTQLLDNDTEEAISALMALGYTKGEAKTTINKVKDSCNSIEEIIKKALVFLSK; encoded by the coding sequence ATGTTTGAATATATAAAAGGAAGTCTAGAGTTTATTGGCAAAGATTATATAGTTGTTGATAATCAAAATATAGGATATAAAATTCACACTTCTAATGCATCTATTGCTGATTTTAAGACGAATTCTGAAAAAGTTACAGTATATACTCAATTGATTGTTCGAGAAGATGATATGAGTATTTTTGGATTTTCTACGAGAGAAGAGTTAAAAATGTTTCAATTATTGACAACTGTAACAGGGATTGGATCAAAGGTAGCATTAGCTATTCTATCCTCTATACCAATTGGAAGGCTCACTGGGATTATTGTTTCAGAAGATGTAAATAGTCTAACAAAAGCACAAGGGGTAGGAAAAAAAACTGCTCAGAGAATTATCTTAGAATTAAAAGACAAGGTAGATTCTAAAATGGCAATCATTGAGCCATCTCTTATTAGTACCCAATTGCTTGATAATGATACTGAAGAAGCAATAAGCGCATTGATGGCTTTAGGATATACTAAAGGAGAAGCAAAAACAACTATAAATAAGGTGAAAGATTCTTGTAATAGCATTGAAGAAATTATTAAGAAAGCATTAGTTTTTCTTTCAAAATAG
- the ruvB gene encoding Holliday junction branch migration DNA helicase RuvB codes for MFKDIDENRIVTTSLRTEDHDVENSLRPKVLGDYIGQNKAKEKLKIFIDAAKMRKESLDHVLLYGPPGLGKTTLSNIIANEMGVNLRITSGPAIERPGDLAAILTNLGENDVLFIDEIHRLNRTVEEILYPAMEDFALDIIIGKGPSARSIRLDLSKFTLIGATTRAGLLTSPLRDRFGVICKLELYDKEDLKNIVIRAASILGIKIDEKAAVEIARRSRGTPRIANRLLKRVRDFAQVKGNGMITCKIAKDALFLLEVDSLGLDNVDRNILFTIVQKFNGGPVGLDTLAASTGEERNTIEDVYEPYLLQLGFIQRTPKGRIVTKLAYDHLGIPMKD; via the coding sequence ATGTTTAAAGATATTGATGAAAATAGAATTGTAACTACTTCTCTTAGAACGGAAGATCATGATGTAGAGAATAGTCTTAGACCTAAAGTCCTAGGAGATTATATTGGACAGAATAAAGCTAAAGAAAAATTAAAAATTTTTATTGATGCTGCTAAAATGAGAAAAGAATCATTAGATCATGTATTATTATATGGCCCACCTGGACTTGGAAAAACAACATTATCTAACATTATTGCTAATGAAATGGGAGTAAATCTTCGAATTACGTCAGGACCAGCTATTGAAAGACCTGGTGATTTAGCAGCAATACTTACAAATCTTGGAGAAAACGATGTGTTGTTTATAGATGAGATACATAGATTAAACAGAACTGTCGAAGAAATACTATATCCTGCAATGGAAGATTTTGCATTAGATATAATTATAGGTAAAGGACCTAGTGCACGATCAATTCGATTGGACCTATCAAAATTTACATTAATTGGAGCAACGACGCGGGCAGGATTGTTGACATCTCCACTAAGGGATAGGTTTGGTGTAATTTGTAAACTTGAATTATATGATAAAGAAGATCTAAAGAATATTGTTATTAGGGCAGCTTCTATATTAGGAATAAAAATAGATGAGAAAGCGGCAGTTGAAATTGCAAGACGATCAAGGGGGACACCACGTATTGCAAATAGACTCTTAAAAAGAGTAAGAGATTTTGCGCAAGTAAAAGGAAATGGGATGATTACATGCAAAATAGCTAAGGATGCTTTATTTCTTTTAGAAGTGGATTCACTGGGTTTGGATAATGTGGATCGCAATATATTGTTTACAATCGTTCAAAAATTCAATGGTGGGCCAGTAGGATTGGATACATTAGCAGCATCTACAGGAGAAGAAAGAAATACAATCGAAGATGTATATGAACCGTATTTACTTCAATTAGGATTTATTCAAAGAACACCAAAAGGAAGAATTGTGACAAAACTTGCATATGATCATTTAGGAATACCTATGAAGGATTAA